The window ACCAGAACATGACGCCGCTCGAACTCCTCCGGTTCTTCGGCGAGGCCCGCGGACTCGATCCGCTCCGGCTGGCCAGCCGCCTGGACTACGTCACCGACCGGTGCAACCTGCACGAGGCCCTCGAAAAACCCATCGACAAGCTGTCCCGTGGCAACAAGCAGCGGGTAGGCCTCGCACAGGCCCTGCTCCACGACCCCGACGTGCTCATCATGGACGAGCCGACCGCCGGGCTCGATCCCAACCAGATCCGGGATTTCCGACAGGACATCCGGCTGCTTGGCCAGACCAAGACGATCCTCCTTTCCACCCACATCCTCCAGGAAGTGGACGTCATCGCCGACCGCGTGCTCCTGATCAACGAGGGCAGGCTGGTCTACGACGGCACACCCGCCGGCCTGGGCCGCGACGGATCGCTCGAAGCCGCCTTCTACGCCCTGACCGCAGACGGCGGGGAGGCGGAGGATGAGACGACGAAGGGCGGGGAGGCGAGCGAATGAACGTCGGTGCTTTCAGCTGTCTCAACACCGGGGTGGTGGCGGCCATCGTCCGCCGCGACATGCGCCTGGCCTTCAGCAATCCCACGGGATATGTCTTCGTAACGCTCTTCATATTCCTCAGCGCGGCCGCTGCCTTCTGGCAGGTCCCGTTCTTCCTGAACAACCTGGCAAACCTCGACCAGTTGAACGCCGTGTTCCCTTACCTCTTGCTCTTTTTCATCCCGGCGCTGACCATGGGGGTCTGGGCCGAGGAAGCCCGGCAGGGAACGGATGAACTGCTGCTGACGCTCCCGGCGACGGACCTGGAAGTCGTCCTGGGCAAGTATCTCGCGGTGGTGGGCGTCTACACGGCGTCGCTCGTGCTGTCCCTGAGTCACGTGCTGGTGCTGATGTTTCTCGG is drawn from Gemmatimonadota bacterium and contains these coding sequences:
- a CDS encoding ABC transporter ATP-binding protein; the encoded protein is MIETNGLCKYYGSFVAVQDITFTIPEGQIVAFLGPNGAGKSTTMKMLSGYLGASAGSAAVAGLDVRRERLAMSRHLGYLPENGPLYQNMTPLELLRFFGEARGLDPLRLASRLDYVTDRCNLHEALEKPIDKLSRGNKQRVGLAQALLHDPDVLIMDEPTAGLDPNQIRDFRQDIRLLGQTKTILLSTHILQEVDVIADRVLLINEGRLVYDGTPAGLGRDGSLEAAFYALTADGGEAEDETTKGGEASE